From the Orenia metallireducens genome, one window contains:
- the pabB gene encoding aminodeoxychorismate synthase component I: MIKELKTELSAFQIYTIFKDEEYSFILDSAMGKKKLGRYSFISANPFKVLKFKDSSKNPLEELREELNKYKVENETQLPFVGGAVGYLSYDLVHYIEDISRNAIDDIAIPELYMGLYDWVIVVDHLESKTYLATPELDLAKEAETIKKITEIIEENQREFNYTIVSEVGKYQPIRVKSNFKKADYLETIEKVRRYIKSGDVYQANLTQRFEGNVAVSSYELYRDLRRNSPAPFGAFLNFGDVDILSNSPERFIHLRDRIVETRPIKGTRPRGKTLQEDEVLKSELLNSEKDRAELLMIVDLERNDLGKVCTVGTVKVPELFELEEYSNVHHLVATVKGELREDKDLVDLLQATFPGGSITGAPKIRAMEIIDELEPTQRSVYTGSIGYIGFNGSLDLNIAIRTIIKKKNQIYFQVGGGITWDSNPKEEYQETLDKAESIMRTVRGYYEE; this comes from the coding sequence ATGATTAAAGAGTTAAAGACTGAACTATCAGCTTTTCAAATATATACTATCTTTAAGGATGAAGAGTATAGCTTTATTTTGGATAGTGCTATGGGGAAGAAGAAGTTAGGTAGATATTCCTTTATCAGTGCTAACCCTTTTAAGGTACTCAAATTTAAAGATAGCTCTAAAAATCCATTAGAAGAGCTAAGAGAAGAATTGAATAAATATAAGGTTGAAAATGAGACTCAACTTCCCTTTGTTGGGGGAGCTGTAGGCTATTTATCCTATGACTTGGTTCATTATATAGAGGATATATCTAGAAATGCAATCGATGATATAGCTATACCTGAATTATATATGGGGCTGTATGATTGGGTAATAGTGGTAGACCATTTAGAGTCAAAGACTTATCTAGCAACTCCAGAGTTAGATTTAGCTAAAGAAGCTGAGACGATTAAGAAGATTACAGAGATAATTGAAGAGAATCAAAGAGAATTTAACTATACTATTGTTTCAGAAGTAGGCAAATACCAGCCGATAAGAGTAAAATCTAATTTTAAAAAGGCTGATTATTTAGAGACAATTGAAAAGGTGAGAAGATATATCAAATCAGGTGATGTCTATCAAGCCAATTTAACTCAACGTTTTGAGGGAAATGTTGCTGTTTCAAGTTATGAGTTATACCGAGATTTAAGAAGAAATAGCCCTGCTCCCTTTGGAGCATTTTTGAATTTTGGTGATGTTGACATTTTATCTAACTCTCCAGAGCGATTTATTCATCTTAGAGATAGGATTGTAGAGACTAGACCTATTAAGGGGACTAGACCAAGAGGAAAGACGCTTCAGGAGGATGAAGTCCTAAAATCAGAGCTATTAAATAGTGAAAAAGATAGGGCGGAGTTATTGATGATAGTAGATTTAGAACGGAATGATTTGGGGAAGGTCTGTACAGTAGGTACAGTCAAGGTACCTGAATTATTTGAGTTGGAGGAGTATAGCAATGTTCATCATTTGGTAGCTACAGTCAAAGGAGAGCTAAGGGAAGATAAGGATTTAGTTGATTTACTACAGGCTACCTTTCCAGGAGGTTCGATTACTGGTGCACCAAAGATAAGAGCAATGGAGATAATCGATGAATTGGAGCCTACTCAAAGGAGTGTCTATACTGGTTCTATAGGTTATATTGGTTTTAATGGTTCTTTAGATTTGAATATAGCTATTAGAACAATTATTAAGAAGAAGAATCAGATTTATTTCCAAGTTGGTGGAGGGATAACTTGGGATTCAAATCCTAAGGAAGAGTATCAAGAGACTTTAGATAAAGCAGAATCTATTATGAGAACAGTTAGGGGATACTATGAAGAATAA
- the folK gene encoding 2-amino-4-hydroxy-6-hydroxymethyldihydropteridine diphosphokinase: MNIVYLGLGTNLGDREGNLKKAIDLIREFPVTNLLEISKVYETEPWGYNNQDSFLNLCLKIETQLAPQELLKKCQSVESKLKRKRLMKWGPRTIDVDILLYGDLDLKEENLIIPHPRIAERAFVLIPLAELDEGLLINGKDITDLIMELGKDGVEEYKEAL, encoded by the coding sequence ATGAATATTGTATATTTAGGCTTAGGTACTAATCTAGGTGATAGAGAAGGTAATTTAAAGAAGGCAATCGATTTAATTAGAGAATTTCCTGTAACTAATTTATTGGAGATATCTAAGGTTTATGAAACTGAGCCCTGGGGGTATAATAACCAAGATAGCTTTTTAAATCTATGTCTAAAGATAGAAACCCAGTTAGCTCCTCAAGAATTATTAAAAAAGTGCCAATCTGTTGAATCAAAGCTTAAACGGAAGAGGTTGATGAAGTGGGGACCAAGGACGATAGATGTTGATATCTTATTATATGGAGACTTAGATTTAAAGGAAGAGAATTTAATTATTCCCCATCCTCGAATTGCAGAAAGAGCTTTTGTTTTAATACCTTTAGCTGAGTTGGATGAAGGTTTACTTATCAATGGGAAGGATATTACTGATTTGATAATGGAGTTAGGTAAAGATGGGGTTGAAGAATATAAAGAAGCTTTATAA
- a CDS encoding DUF1850 domain-containing protein gives MSFLQESVLVVKEAKANKIIWQEKVEEGANFAIEYLHSVERTPVWEYFKVKNGEIFLTGTLYESYGAGLPFLKKNNYIVANDKFEIKDINRKLDNIPLRISDYAQHKFIYGDEEYKLYDITQPQSLVVISVERRSRIRLLVEEGKRWLRLKR, from the coding sequence TTGTCTTTCCTTCAGGAATCGGTACTGGTAGTTAAAGAAGCTAAGGCTAACAAGATAATCTGGCAAGAAAAGGTTGAAGAAGGAGCAAACTTTGCAATTGAATATCTCCATTCGGTAGAAAGGACACCAGTTTGGGAGTATTTTAAAGTAAAAAATGGGGAGATATTCTTAACAGGAACTTTATATGAGTCCTATGGTGCAGGGTTGCCTTTTTTAAAGAAGAATAATTATATTGTTGCTAATGATAAGTTTGAGATTAAGGATATTAATCGAAAGCTAGATAATATTCCTTTACGGATCAGTGATTATGCTCAACATAAGTTTATTTATGGAGATGAAGAATATAAACTATATGATATTACTCAACCTCAGAGTTTAGTAGTGATAAGTGTAGAGAGAAGAAGTAGAATAAGATTATTAGTTGAGGAGGGAAAACGATGGTTGAGACTAAAGAGATAA
- the folE gene encoding GTP cyclohydrolase I FolE produces the protein MDKKKIERAVRDILEAIGENPDREGLQRTPERVAEMYEDILSGTNQQPEEHLEFFSEDEKYEDLIMVKDISFYSICEHHLVPFFGKVHIAYVPKEGRITGFSRLARLVETVARRLQLQERMNKMIADAIVNVLEPLGVLVIVEAEQMCMTMRGIKKTESRTITSAARGVFKEDSAARAEIMNLIKSSR, from the coding sequence ATGGATAAGAAGAAGATAGAGCGAGCAGTGCGAGATATATTAGAGGCTATTGGTGAGAATCCAGATAGAGAGGGATTGCAGAGAACACCAGAGCGAGTGGCTGAGATGTATGAAGATATTTTGTCAGGGACTAATCAGCAGCCAGAGGAGCATTTGGAGTTCTTTTCTGAGGATGAAAAGTACGAAGATTTAATAATGGTAAAAGATATAAGCTTTTATTCTATCTGTGAACACCACTTAGTACCCTTTTTCGGAAAGGTACATATAGCTTATGTTCCTAAGGAGGGGAGAATAACTGGATTCTCCCGCTTGGCTAGATTAGTAGAAACAGTAGCTAGAAGGCTACAATTGCAAGAGAGGATGAATAAGATGATAGCTGATGCTATCGTCAATGTCTTAGAGCCTCTTGGAGTTTTAGTGATTGTAGAGGCGGAGCAGATGTGTATGACTATGAGAGGGATTAAAAAGACTGAAAGTCGGACGATAACCTCTGCAGCAAGAGGTGTATTTAAAGAGGATAGTGCTGCTAGAGCTGAGATAATGAATCTTATCAAGAGCAGTAGATAG
- a CDS encoding aminotransferase class IV encodes MKNNISFDSELAKFGRGLFETIKVWNSQPIFLKEHIDRLYNSIQELKVPFDMSKEELISKILSYTEGLKYQALRVTVCAEGYNFSLRDINYSSGDYEAGYRVKVASFKRGTSPLYRHKTANYWENIYARREAIDSGYNEALLLNTDDKVLEGSVSNIFFIKNDILYTPSKELDLLPGIIRTKVIEIANKLNIEIKLEVIGIDEIANFDFAFLTNSLIDLMKVRSIEGVEYDQHNNFFDRLVNEFNYQVYGIEGME; translated from the coding sequence ATGAAGAATAATATATCTTTTGATAGTGAATTAGCTAAGTTTGGGAGAGGATTATTTGAAACGATAAAGGTTTGGAACAGTCAACCTATCTTCTTAAAAGAGCATATAGATAGGTTATATAACTCAATTCAAGAGCTTAAAGTGCCCTTTGATATGAGTAAGGAGGAGTTAATCTCTAAGATATTAAGCTATACTGAAGGATTGAAGTATCAAGCTTTACGGGTGACTGTCTGTGCAGAAGGGTATAACTTTTCTTTAAGGGATATAAATTACTCTTCTGGTGATTATGAAGCAGGTTATAGAGTCAAGGTAGCTTCCTTTAAGCGGGGGACTAGCCCATTATATCGACATAAGACAGCTAATTATTGGGAGAATATTTATGCTAGGCGTGAAGCTATTGATAGTGGCTATAATGAAGCTCTCTTATTAAATACAGATGATAAGGTGCTGGAAGGAAGTGTTAGTAATATCTTTTTTATAAAAAATGATATATTATATACACCTTCTAAAGAATTAGATTTACTTCCTGGTATAATCAGAACTAAGGTTATTGAGATTGCCAATAAGCTGAATATTGAAATTAAGTTAGAAGTTATCGGTATAGATGAGATTGCTAACTTTGATTTTGCCTTCTTAACAAATAGCTTGATTGATTTAATGAAGGTAAGAAGTATAGAAGGGGTAGAATATGATCAGCATAATAATTTTTTTGATAGGTTAGTTAATGAATTTAATTATCAGGTATATGGGATAGAAGGGATGGAGTAG
- a CDS encoding ABC transporter permease: MGILLKFTLRNIKEKKFRTFLILFSIALSAALFFASLAISSTVEQMQIERLKKYFGTAEIIIYANSDSPSSFFRTYQAEQLKEQFEYIVGTMDMSTSYKYSEHQKVDIHLQGYELDDLQKMNPIILEEKVKLEPFVGNKLIIGRVDADKYGLELGDKVDLEVDGEKYRFIVSAIAVSQGLFEPGSRNIRAVVPKKKLATLYDARGRVSRIYLKTKEGIEVKEAIKSLSEKYHRYTVRKTVTRAEIKEYSKSTTAPFMMMLPIVIFISIFIIYTSFKVITMERLPMIGTFRSIGATRKITDLLLLVESFMYGVIGGIFGCGIGFGILYGMTNILAKNPWSRTEMKAEMVFTSGQLLTAFLTAVIISVLSSLIPIIKVSKIPVKDIILNNIDNKSKRRRWKPILGLLLLIASLIIPRFVSDSQAMIINIICMLTIGAAIIMLIPIITNLFIIIFEHLYSYIFGNEGILAVKNLRDNKSIINNISLLTIGIASLLMINTLSHSVAIEVSDVYGDAKFDIWMWHPRADRNLEQRLLTVDGVRDVYSAYQARNVKIVEKEHSISEVTGIDVEEYFDYWDYDIIGDRRELFKEMEEGRKIILTTMLKEKLNIDYGQILTLETKRGKKKYRVAGFINTLMENGDMALVGGSYLKRDMDLQYRDQIYLRTSKDPEKVKEAIKDKFARDRLWLDTLKSMEKRNMESNNQLFIILKGFSFIAMIIGVFGIFNNFVVSFISRKRSLAVFRSIGMSKRQIIKMILIETMTGGLIGGLVGVFGGVMFIEIIKFVLKAMTIPIKMHYSISMFITAVVAGSVISVIASISPALRSSKLNIIEAIKYE, encoded by the coding sequence GTGGGGATATTACTCAAATTTACATTGAGAAATATCAAAGAGAAGAAGTTTAGAACCTTTTTAATCCTCTTCTCTATAGCATTATCTGCAGCATTGTTTTTTGCTTCATTGGCTATTTCTAGTACAGTAGAACAGATGCAGATAGAGCGTTTAAAGAAGTACTTTGGTACAGCAGAGATTATAATTTATGCTAATAGTGATTCTCCCTCAAGCTTTTTCCGTACTTATCAAGCAGAGCAGTTAAAAGAGCAATTTGAATATATTGTAGGTACTATGGATATGAGTACTTCATACAAGTACTCTGAACATCAGAAGGTCGATATTCATTTGCAGGGTTATGAATTGGATGATTTACAGAAGATGAATCCAATCATTTTAGAAGAGAAGGTTAAGCTAGAGCCTTTTGTAGGCAATAAATTGATTATTGGTAGAGTCGATGCTGATAAATATGGGTTAGAATTAGGTGACAAAGTAGATTTAGAGGTCGATGGTGAGAAGTATCGCTTTATAGTATCAGCAATTGCAGTATCTCAAGGATTATTTGAACCAGGAAGTCGGAATATTAGAGCAGTTGTCCCTAAAAAGAAGTTGGCTACACTCTATGATGCTAGGGGTAGAGTTTCTAGAATCTATCTTAAAACTAAAGAGGGGATTGAAGTAAAGGAGGCGATTAAGAGTTTATCTGAGAAGTATCATAGATATACTGTTAGAAAGACTGTAACCAGAGCAGAGATTAAGGAGTATAGCAAGAGTACTACGGCTCCTTTTATGATGATGCTACCGATAGTTATCTTTATTAGTATATTTATTATCTATACTTCCTTTAAGGTCATTACTATGGAGAGGTTACCGATGATAGGGACTTTTAGGAGTATAGGTGCTACAAGGAAGATTACAGATCTACTATTATTAGTAGAAAGTTTTATGTATGGGGTTATTGGTGGAATATTTGGTTGTGGAATAGGATTTGGGATCCTTTATGGAATGACAAATATCTTGGCTAAAAATCCTTGGTCAAGAACTGAGATGAAAGCTGAGATGGTCTTTACTTCAGGCCAGTTGTTAACAGCCTTCTTAACAGCAGTTATTATATCTGTACTAAGTTCTCTGATTCCAATTATTAAGGTCTCTAAGATTCCTGTTAAGGATATAATCCTTAATAATATCGATAATAAATCCAAGAGAAGAAGATGGAAGCCGATATTAGGCCTGCTATTATTGATAGCCTCGTTAATAATACCTCGCTTTGTATCAGATTCACAAGCTATGATTATAAATATAATTTGTATGTTGACTATAGGAGCAGCAATTATAATGCTTATTCCTATAATTACAAATTTGTTTATAATAATATTTGAACACCTGTATTCTTATATCTTTGGAAATGAGGGAATTTTAGCAGTTAAGAATCTTCGTGATAATAAGAGTATTATAAATAATATCTCTTTATTAACTATAGGAATTGCTAGTCTGTTAATGATTAATACTTTAAGTCACAGTGTTGCAATAGAGGTGAGTGATGTATATGGTGATGCCAAATTTGATATATGGATGTGGCATCCTCGGGCAGACCGTAATTTAGAACAGAGGTTACTAACTGTAGATGGAGTAAGAGATGTTTATAGTGCTTATCAAGCCAGAAATGTCAAGATTGTAGAGAAAGAGCATAGTATAAGCGAAGTAACTGGAATAGATGTTGAAGAGTATTTTGATTATTGGGATTATGATATTATAGGCGATAGAAGAGAACTATTTAAAGAGATGGAAGAAGGTAGAAAGATTATATTGACTACTATGCTTAAAGAGAAGTTGAATATTGATTATGGACAAATCCTTACTTTAGAGACTAAAAGGGGTAAGAAGAAATATCGAGTGGCTGGATTTATAAATACCTTAATGGAAAATGGTGACATGGCTTTGGTGGGAGGAAGTTATTTAAAAAGGGATATGGATTTGCAATATCGTGATCAAATTTATTTAAGAACATCTAAAGATCCAGAGAAGGTTAAAGAGGCTATTAAGGATAAATTTGCTCGAGATCGTCTCTGGCTAGATACTTTAAAGAGTATGGAAAAGAGGAATATGGAGTCTAATAATCAACTCTTTATTATTTTGAAAGGATTTTCTTTTATAGCAATGATTATAGGGGTCTTTGGTATATTTAATAATTTTGTAGTTAGTTTTATCAGTAGAAAGAGAAGCTTAGCAGTATTTCGTTCTATAGGTATGAGTAAAAGGCAGATTATTAAGATGATATTGATTGAGACGATGACTGGAGGTTTAATTGGTGGTTTAGTTGGAGTTTTTGGTGGAGTAATGTTCATAGAAATAATTAAGTTTGTTCTTAAGGCTATGACTATTCCAATTAAAATGCATTATTCTATTAGTATGTTCATTACAGCAGTGGTAGCAGGATCGGTTATATCAGTTATAGCTTCTATCAGTCCTGCTTTAAGGTCTTCAAAGTTGAATATTATTGAAGCTATTAAATATGAGTAA
- a CDS encoding TRAP transporter permease has translation MVETKEIKEEELLEEFDTVSNFRNYTGIMAIFITVLAVGMSLFHLYTAGFGVLLALKQRAVHLGFVFTLIFLLYPFKKRVKENKFLMIIDYILAGLSVVVAAYIVINYKDLVARAGIYTTLDQVMAVIAILLVLEGTRRVIGWELPLISVVFLVYAYFGPQMPGILAHRGYSLSRIASHMYFTTEGIFGIPLGVSATYIFLFLLLGAFAKRTGLGDLFIDLAMALTGRTTGGPAKAAVVSSGFMGSISGSSVANTVTTGSFTIPLMKSVGYTPRFAAAVEAAASTGGQIMPPIMGAAAFIMAEFIGVPYASIAKAAILPAILYYLAVGLMVHFEAKKLGLSGMDEGRIPKLMDVVKHRGHMILPLAAIFYYLFRGYTPLKAAFVGIILSFVLSFIKKDTRMSLKDILDTLEEGAKSAVGVAAACACVGFIVGVTTLTGLGLKFTTITVALANGNLFLALFFTMVACTILGTGLPTTATYIVLATMAAPALVKLGVPILAAHLFVLYFGVVADLTPPAALAAYAGAGIAGANPLKTGLTAVKLAIAGFVVPFIFAYSPSLLLLHSSVGELIIITLSSFIGVYALAGGVLGYLKRNTNILEEVLLIISAITLLLPGWKTDLIGLVLLGVVLFLQSREIGFIVKERA, from the coding sequence ATGGTTGAGACTAAAGAGATAAAAGAAGAAGAATTATTGGAAGAGTTTGATACAGTAAGCAACTTTAGAAATTATACTGGTATTATGGCTATCTTTATTACAGTATTAGCTGTAGGGATGTCATTATTCCATCTATATACAGCAGGGTTTGGGGTATTGTTAGCTTTAAAACAAAGAGCAGTCCATTTAGGCTTTGTATTTACTCTGATATTCTTGTTATATCCCTTTAAAAAGAGGGTTAAAGAGAATAAGTTTTTGATGATCATAGATTATATTTTGGCAGGGTTAAGTGTAGTTGTTGCAGCTTATATAGTTATTAATTATAAGGATTTAGTTGCTAGAGCTGGTATCTACACTACTTTAGACCAGGTTATGGCGGTCATTGCTATTCTATTAGTGTTAGAGGGAACTCGAAGAGTGATTGGATGGGAACTACCACTTATTTCAGTGGTATTCTTAGTCTATGCTTACTTTGGACCACAGATGCCAGGGATTTTAGCCCATAGAGGCTATTCATTATCAAGGATTGCTAGCCATATGTACTTTACAACAGAGGGGATTTTTGGTATACCCTTAGGAGTATCAGCAACTTACATCTTCTTATTCTTATTATTAGGTGCTTTTGCTAAACGGACTGGATTAGGTGATTTATTCATCGATTTAGCAATGGCATTAACAGGTAGAACTACTGGTGGACCTGCAAAGGCAGCAGTAGTTTCTAGTGGTTTTATGGGTTCTATCTCAGGAAGCTCAGTAGCAAATACAGTAACTACTGGTTCCTTTACTATTCCATTGATGAAGAGTGTAGGTTATACTCCACGTTTTGCAGCAGCAGTAGAGGCAGCAGCTTCTACTGGAGGGCAGATTATGCCACCGATAATGGGTGCTGCAGCCTTTATTATGGCTGAATTTATTGGAGTACCTTATGCAAGTATAGCTAAAGCAGCTATCTTACCAGCTATCTTATATTATTTAGCTGTTGGTTTAATGGTACACTTTGAAGCTAAGAAGCTGGGCTTAAGTGGAATGGATGAAGGAAGAATTCCTAAGTTGATGGATGTTGTGAAACATAGAGGGCATATGATACTTCCTTTGGCAGCTATTTTCTATTATCTATTTAGAGGATATACACCACTTAAGGCTGCTTTTGTGGGGATTATCCTATCTTTTGTGCTAAGTTTTATCAAGAAGGATACAAGGATGAGTCTTAAAGATATACTAGATACTTTAGAAGAAGGTGCTAAAAGTGCAGTAGGTGTAGCTGCAGCTTGTGCCTGTGTTGGATTTATCGTTGGGGTTACAACTTTAACTGGTTTAGGATTGAAGTTTACTACTATTACTGTTGCTTTAGCCAATGGTAACTTGTTCTTAGCCTTATTCTTTACTATGGTAGCATGTACTATTTTAGGAACTGGACTACCTACTACAGCAACTTATATTGTATTGGCTACGATGGCTGCACCTGCTTTGGTTAAGCTAGGAGTTCCTATTTTAGCAGCACATTTATTCGTATTATACTTTGGAGTAGTAGCAGATTTGACTCCTCCAGCAGCCTTAGCAGCTTATGCAGGAGCAGGAATTGCTGGAGCTAACCCATTAAAGACTGGATTGACAGCAGTTAAACTTGCTATTGCTGGTTTTGTGGTTCCCTTTATCTTTGCTTATTCTCCATCGTTATTGTTATTACATTCTAGTGTAGGAGAATTGATTATTATCACTCTTAGTTCTTTCATAGGAGTATATGCATTAGCTGGTGGAGTTTTGGGATATCTAAAGAGAAACACAAATATCTTAGAAGAGGTCTTACTAATCATAAGTGCGATTACATTGCTATTACCAGGTTGGAAGACTGACTTGATTGGATTGGTACTTTTAGGTGTAGTTCTCTTCTTACAAAGTAGAGAGATTGGGTTTATAGTTAAAGAAAGAGCTTAA
- a CDS encoding MBL fold metallo-hydrolase, with protein sequence MEITRIGRRGMLFTFFYLQDTGFGVTTNVYVINAKNYVFVCDTFLGPESMKEIKRYIEINFRDKPIIVFNSHYDWDHIWGNCTFETSLILSHEICRNNIIDKAEQELEIYSEHRRGEVNIIPPTNTFTDELTFYEEGVKFFYSPGHTKGSASCVDFVDGVLFAGDNLEAPIPYLQDGDIKSYQRTLEKYLQLEVDTVIPGHGEVSNKSLIEDNLKYITSLTNNQAEEYLKSRYKEVHLQNLKLLGKL encoded by the coding sequence ATGGAAATAACGCGTATTGGTAGAAGAGGGATGCTTTTCACCTTCTTCTATTTACAAGATACAGGATTTGGAGTAACTACAAATGTTTACGTAATTAATGCTAAAAATTATGTCTTTGTCTGTGATACCTTTTTAGGACCAGAGTCGATGAAAGAGATTAAGAGGTATATTGAGATAAATTTTAGGGACAAGCCAATTATAGTATTTAATTCCCACTATGACTGGGATCATATCTGGGGAAATTGTACCTTTGAAACTAGCTTGATCTTATCCCATGAAATATGCCGAAATAATATAATTGATAAAGCAGAGCAGGAGTTAGAGATCTATTCAGAGCATAGAAGAGGTGAGGTCAATATAATTCCTCCAACAAATACCTTTACTGATGAGTTAACCTTTTATGAAGAAGGGGTTAAATTCTTCTATAGCCCTGGTCATACCAAAGGTTCTGCTAGTTGTGTTGATTTTGTAGATGGAGTATTATTTGCGGGTGATAATTTAGAGGCACCGATACCATATTTACAAGACGGGGATATTAAGAGTTATCAAAGGACTTTAGAGAAGTATTTGCAATTAGAGGTTGATACTGTGATTCCAGGGCATGGTGAAGTGAGTAATAAGTCCTTGATTGAAGATAATTTGAAGTATATTACTAGCTTAACAAATAACCAAGCTGAAGAGTATCTAAAATCTAGATATAAGGAGGTTCATTTACAGAATTTAAAATTATTAGGGAAATTATAG
- the folP gene encoding dihydropteroate synthase, which yields MFEFGKRTYIMGILNVTPDSFSDGGDYFNIEDAVSRAQEMVEQGADIIDIGAESTRPGAEKVSAEEEIRRLKPVIKAIRDKVHIPISIDTYKPEVAKAVLEMGVDIINDVWGLQWDGKMAKVVADYDAPVIIMYNGRSDEERTNIMEAMIEFLNKSIKMAKETGVKDSNIILDPGVGFGTTQEENLEIMRNLSKLKDLGYPILLGTSRKRMIGRILDLPPKERVEGTVATTVMGIMQGVDIVRVHDVKENLRAAKVTDAIVR from the coding sequence ATGTTTGAATTTGGTAAGAGAACTTATATCATGGGAATTTTAAATGTTACTCCTGATAGCTTTTCTGATGGAGGAGACTATTTTAATATAGAGGATGCTGTTTCTCGTGCCCAAGAGATGGTTGAGCAAGGAGCAGATATTATCGATATTGGGGCAGAATCTACTAGACCAGGGGCAGAGAAGGTATCAGCAGAGGAAGAGATAAGGAGGCTAAAGCCCGTAATCAAAGCTATTAGAGATAAGGTTCATATTCCTATTTCTATCGATACCTATAAGCCAGAGGTGGCTAAGGCGGTTTTGGAGATGGGTGTAGATATAATCAATGATGTTTGGGGCTTGCAGTGGGATGGGAAGATGGCTAAGGTAGTAGCTGACTATGATGCTCCAGTAATAATCATGTATAATGGTCGTAGTGATGAAGAGCGGACTAATATTATGGAAGCAATGATTGAGTTTCTAAATAAGAGTATTAAGATGGCTAAGGAAACTGGAGTTAAAGATAGTAATATAATCTTAGACCCTGGAGTCGGTTTTGGTACTACTCAAGAAGAGAATTTAGAGATTATGAGAAATCTATCAAAGTTGAAGGATTTAGGATATCCTATTCTACTTGGTACTTCTAGAAAGAGAATGATAGGTAGGATATTAGATTTACCACCTAAAGAGAGGGTGGAAGGCACAGTAGCTACTACTGTGATGGGGATTATGCAAGGTGTGGATATAGTTAGAGTACACGATGTTAAGGAGAATTTGAGGGCTGCTAAAGTTACTGATGCAATAGTTAGATAA
- a CDS encoding anthranilate synthase component II: protein MILMIDNYDSFTYNLVQFLGQLEEEVLVKRNDEISIAEIEELQLGLIIISPGPCTPKEAGISLEVIDRFKGKVPILGICLGHQSIGHAFGAEIIEAREPVHGKVHHIKHNNKGVFKDLNNPLRVTRYHSLIIDRDTLPEELEITAESEGGEIMGIKHKDYLIEGVQFHPEAILTEQGHELLNNFIIQAKGALRDD from the coding sequence ATGATTTTAATGATAGATAATTATGACTCTTTTACTTATAATCTTGTACAGTTTTTGGGTCAATTAGAGGAAGAGGTTCTAGTCAAGAGAAATGATGAGATTAGCATTGCTGAGATTGAAGAGTTGCAACTAGGATTGATAATAATCTCGCCTGGTCCTTGTACTCCCAAGGAAGCAGGGATTTCTTTAGAGGTAATCGATAGATTTAAGGGCAAGGTTCCTATATTGGGGATCTGTTTAGGGCATCAGAGTATTGGACATGCTTTTGGAGCGGAGATCATTGAAGCAAGGGAGCCTGTTCATGGCAAGGTACATCATATTAAACACAATAATAAAGGGGTCTTTAAGGATTTAAATAATCCTCTAAGGGTAACTAGGTATCATTCTTTGATAATAGATAGGGATACTCTCCCAGAGGAGTTAGAGATAACTGCTGAAAGTGAAGGTGGAGAGATAATGGGGATTAAGCATAAAGATTACTTGATAGAAGGAGTACAATTTCATCCTGAGGCAATTCTGACAGAGCAAGGACATGAGCTACTCAATAATTTTATTATACAGGCTAAGGGAGCGTTAAGGGATGATTAA
- the folB gene encoding dihydroneopterin aldolase: MDKIILNDLSFYGYHGALIEENRLGQKFFIDLELYLDLKSAGKSDNLDQSVSYALVYEVVKEICEQERYQLIEALAEKIADRVLKEFTKIEEIMVRVKKPEAPIPGIFDHVGVQIFRGRK; this comes from the coding sequence ATGGATAAGATTATTCTGAATGATTTATCTTTTTATGGCTATCATGGAGCATTGATAGAAGAGAATAGATTGGGTCAAAAGTTCTTTATAGATTTGGAGTTATATCTAGATTTAAAGTCTGCTGGAAAGAGTGATAACTTGGATCAATCAGTCAGTTATGCTCTTGTTTATGAAGTAGTAAAAGAGATATGCGAACAAGAGCGATATCAACTTATTGAGGCTTTAGCTGAAAAGATAGCTGATAGAGTTTTGAAGGAATTTACTAAAATTGAGGAGATAATGGTTAGAGTAAAGAAGCCAGAAGCTCCTATTCCAGGGATTTTTGATCATGTAGGAGTCCAAATCTTTAGAGGAAGAAAATAA